In Primulina huaijiensis isolate GDHJ02 chromosome 6, ASM1229523v2, whole genome shotgun sequence, a single window of DNA contains:
- the LOC140978800 gene encoding uncharacterized protein — protein sequence MDMETTRFTYNLISDQESEPSFSGILEIHVHHARNIHNICIYDNQDVYAKLSLTYNPDDVLSTRIIDGGGKNPEFNEDLIMKINQMDAVLKCEIWMLSRAKNFLDDQLLGFALVPISSVKGKGKVTQDFDLSSTDLFHSPAGTIKLSLSLTANTPLNTMSVPFVDSVADSSTTSELLVDQKTSEEYSGIEFPDMNVVNENQQMVSEYFDLAKNGTLLRPWSEKADGLFLYLGAGPDVPIDDYEMAGNSSEGYHSSSTSPDGSIQNSGLHSSTMTSISEDRNLADTLEKRSHVFSDYSTSLDDNGSIIAETSISKKNDDSQLGNELNFSSKDEESNKERNKHAAKIVSNIKFKAEESAMQQQIVDMYMRSMQQFTESLAKMKLPMDLSKPEADDHGDSVQNHNENIEIENKRKEGSRVFYGSRAFF from the coding sequence ATGGATATGGAGACAACTCGATTCACCTACAACTTGATATCCGACCAAGAATCGGAACCATCCTTTTCCGGGATTCTTGAAATCCATGTTCATCATGCAAGAAACATTCACAACATATGCATATACGACAACCAAGATGTTTATGCAAAATTATCCCTCACATACAATCCTGATGATGTTCTATCTACCAGGATCATCGACGGAGGCGGCAAGAACCCGGAATTCAATGAGGATTTGATCATGAAAATCAATCAAATGGATGCTGTGCTCAAATGCGAGATATGGATGCTTAGTAGAGCCAAGAATTTTTTGGATGATCAGCTTCTTGGATTTGCTCTCGTCCCAATTTCTTCCGTTAAGGGTAAAGGAAAAGTGACTCAGGATTTCGACCTTTCTTCAACTGATCTGTTTCATTCCCCCGCCGGAACAATCAAATTATCGCTTTCCTTGACTGCAAATACTCCCCTGAATACAATGTCAGTTCCTTTCGTTGATTCAGTTGCTGATTCTTCTACAACTTCTGAACTTTTAGTGGATCAAAAAACTTCGGAAGAGTACTCCGGGATAGAATTTCCTGACATGAATGTAGTTAACGAAAATCAGCAGATGGTTTCGGAGTATTTTGATTTGGCTAAAAACGGAACCCTTTTGAGACCATGGTCGGAGAAGGCCGATGGCTTGTTCCTTTACCTCGGGGCTGGGCCAGATGTGCCTATCGACGACTATGAAATGGCTGGTAACTCGTCTGAGGGTTATCATTCATCCTCGACATCGCCCGATGGAAGTATCCAAAACTCAGGTCTTCACAGTTCAACCATGACAAGCATAAGTGAAGATCGAAATCTTGCTGATACATTGGAGAAAAGAAGTCACGTGTTCAGTGATTATTCGACTTCGTTGGATGATAATGGATCAATCATAGCAGAAACTTCTATTTCGAAGAAGAATGACGATTCCCAATTGGGAAACGAGCTTAACTTTTCCAGTAAAGACGAGGAAAGCAACAAAGAAAGGAACAAACATGCAGCAAAAATAGTGAGCAATATTAAGTTTAAGGCTGAGGAGTCTGCCATGCAGCAACAGATAGTTGATATGTACATGAGGAGCATGCAGCAATTTACTGAGTCTCTGGCAAAAATGAAGCTTCCAATGGACTTAAGTAAGCCTGAAGCTGATGATCATGGCGATTCGGTTCAGAATCATAATGAAAATATAGAGATTGAGAACAAGAGAAAAGAAGGTTCCAGGGTATTTTATGGCAGCAGGGCATTTTTCTAA